GAGTATATGCTAGAACTTTAAGTAAGATTAGCAAATATAAAGGAGTGGGTATTATGAAAAAATCAAAGAATCTTAAACATTCAATTACTAAGGTGGCTTCTATTGCATTGGTATGTATATTAGGTTTTTCCGTAATGCAAACAGCCTCTGCACAGGAGTTGGTAGGCAGAGTATTAAAGACCATATCTCTTGGGCATATAACAGTATTTGAAGAAGAATATGGAGAAATAGAATCGTTCCCAGTTCCAGAAAAACTTAAGGGTAAAATTTTTGATAAGGATGGAAATCCAGTAGAAATATTTTCAGAAGAACTTGAAAAATTATATACAGTCGATGGAGAGGAAATTGCAACCTTTGATTTAGAAACAGGAGAGATAAGAACTGTAGCGGAATTGGATAGGATGATGGAAGAAGAAATACTGATAGTTGAGGATACTGATAAATTAAATGATTATACTTGTTTTGATGTCATACTTCCTGATTATTTGCCAGAAGGTTATAAATTTGGCAGAGCGGGATTTTTTAAGGGTGAGAATGGTAGTGTAGAGGATTCCAAATATATTGAACTATACTTTACTAATGATAAAACGGGGGAATTCATTTATATGCAACAGAGATTTGCGGATGAAGAGACCGCATATGCAACTGGAGGAAGCAAAGTTGAAAAAATACAGGTAAATGGGGTGGATGCAGTATTATATGGGAATAGCTTGGATTGGGAATATAATGGCGTTATCTATATGCTAAATGGTAGAGGAATTGCAAAAGATGAGTTAATAAAGATAGCAGAGTCTATTAAATAAAGGCTTGCTAATTATTTAAGTTTAGATGATCCATTCAAACAAAGAATCTCAAATTTGAGATTCTTTGTTTGAATATAGAAATCTTTATTTCACATAGAAAACCAATACCTATGTTGTTACTTCTAACTTATTTTATTCTACATAATTATTAAAATAACCTTTTATATATACAACAGGGGTACCCTTATCTCCACTTCCTGAAATTAAATCGGCTAGGGAGCCTATTAGGTCTGTAAGCCTTCTTGGAGTAGTACCTTGTCTTTCCATAGGGTCTACAGGATTAGAATTTTTGTGTTTTATATATTCATAAATGGCTTTATTAAGTTCTTCTCCTTTCAAATTGGCAAAGGTATTATCAGCAAGATATTTGAGCTTAATTTCATTTGGCGTGCCTTCAAGTCCTTTGGTATAAGCTGGGGATACAATAGGGTCAGCTAATTCCCAGATATTGCCTACAGGATCTCTAAAGG
This genomic window from Tepidimicrobium xylanilyticum contains:
- a CDS encoding sigma-70 family RNA polymerase sigma factor; its protein translation is MQQIALVDILGKNKTREDLHEKNDFTYIFESYYKKVYNYIYYRVNCHYTAEDLVSQVFEKVMYKIDVYSKEKSPFEVWLFAIARNTVNDYLRSTTKYRFLSIDVIKDLVSRKKTPEDIIETTETNDELLKALKTLDVREQNIIALKFGAELKNVEIAEILDLTESNVGVILYRAMKKLKKELERGERYNKKSIEDRFSMHIDAYFSGLERQNKLESEEYNELFEIGKALADNDFSKNSNKEGVYARTLSKISKYKGVGIMKKSKNLKHSITKVASIALVCILGFSVMQTASAQELVGRVLKTISLGHITVFEEEYGEIESFPVPEKLKGKIFDKDGNPVEIFSEELEKLYTVDGEEIATFDLETGEIRTVAELDRMMEEEILIVEDTDKLNDYTCFDVILPDYLPEGYKFGRAGFFKGENGSVEDSKYIELYFTNDKTGEFIYMQQRFADEETAYATGGSKVEKIQVNGVDAVLYGNSLDWEYNGVIYMLNGRGIAKDELIKIAESIK